ACTCAGTCAATCTAGTTCAAAACTTCACTGTCAACCATTCCCCCTCACCAATTCCCACACAGGTCAACTCAAATCTCACTTTCCCCTGGAAGACAGTCTTGACTACTTTAGTCCTTTCTATATCCCACATGACAGAATTAGCACCTACATTACAGAATGTTCTATATTCTTCATTCCTATGCAGCAGAAAGCATAAGGCACCAGAAAACATGAGATGTGGACCCAGGGGTGGAAAATGTATTTTGGGCTGCCCTGTTCTAGCTGTTTGTCTTGGGtcaacttaacttctctgggtctaGTTTTCTGCCAtaacaatatttttctcttgaagTTCTCATGAAGGTCcaataaagaaacataaaagaacTTTGTAATTTTAAGGCACTGTCCCAATATTTTTCATgcctctcattctctttctctcttagtcTGTACCTAATTAGATTATGTCTCAAATTCAGGGCAATtcttgtctcttccttttttctctcacagctttcacaatttttctttgcttatgaCCTTTGCTAGGACGTTGGTTGCTAAGCAGACTTGCTGAATACTGAAACATTCAGGGTCCCAGTCTTTATTAACCTCCAAAGCTTTATTTCCCAATGGACCCCCAGCCCAAAGATGACTCAGGAACCCAACAGGTCTTCTGGCCCTGGAGACTTGCCTGGCCTAGCACTCTGAGAGCATTACACAGGAGGCACAGAACACCATTTATATTAAAGTCACATTGATTTAGATTCTACTTAGTTACGTCATTTAGACATGGTAAATGTGCTTCTAACTCAGAATTTCGCCTTGGGCAACATCACGAGCTTGGCAAGTTTCTCTTTGGTGTCTAACCTTGTCACTTCTCTCCCCTCCAAATCAGCATGTAGAATTCCCATGATCCTTGGATCTTCTTTAAGGTAAATTAATcttttgatttgtgtatatgcGTGTGTTACTATAAAATGGaggtttatgttttatttattcttagtgCAGATGAGCAGTTTAATTGAAGTCTTTGGATGACTATAATTTTGCGTAAGGCATTAGCACCAACAGTGGAAAGGTTAGGCATTCCATTGCTGTTAGGGTcttgtagggcgcggtcagctaactgctacgcggcaggaagctgaaataagctgagtcatccttcctgtggccactgcgcttgcgctgagtagcgacctatccgatgctggctcacaaatcgcaccatcggcgaaagccaatcacagagcgacacatgttcttaatccctatataagcagactgctataggattgcggggtcttccttccatctttcttcaaccaagctgtgctccaataaagtgtgatacgagaagaatcttgcgtgtggcggctcgttattctgccggtcagaaacggctcgccgcaggGTCTTAGACGAAGGGAATTTGAGacagataaatatttcaaaactcaTCAGAACGACTAGAAAACAGATAATGCCTATTCTGAATAATTATTTCTCTTGTgaactttcagaattttttctatacaaaaaaaaagtgagctgATCCTAATTTAAAGTTCATTGCTGCATTGCAATTTGAATAAAGCTTCTAAAGGCTATTATTTGAGACTTCAGCTGGAAAAATGACACATCTAGTTGCCATGTGTTCACTAGAGTTAAATTTCCTAAgacttattgagcatctgcttAGCGTAGTAGGTCATTTAAGCTGAAAAAGATATGAGTTGTCTCCCTCTAGATGCTTATGCATATGCAGAACCATGAAGAACAATGCGAACAGACAAATCTGAGTTTAAGTTTTTGCAGTGAAACTTTctaattaagaaattatttaacctctcacaCCTCAGTTGCTTagtctgtaaaataagaattataagtCTAATATCCCAGATATCCTGTTTTATGAGTAACTTAAAATGAGACAATATAAGAAAGTGCAGGGCATACCATGGTCTCTCAAACAAATAACAGTTCCCTTTTTGTCTATAATATACTGCAGATTATGATGAGTGAGAAACCAATTTTAAACCTTCAAGCGGGGAAGAGCTTTGTAGGTATGAGATCAGAggcagaagtaaaagaaaaagactaacaGATTTGATATTCCTAACTTGTGAACTTctatttcaaaaaaggaaaatgacaatttagaaaaatacatttctagCCTATGACAGCCAAAATTCCTTCACTTCACTAAGCAAAAATTGACTAAGCAAACTTTCTTCCACTCATTAAGATGAGCATATCTCAAGAGAAAAATAGGCAGAGAACAGATAAttcatcaaaataaattaaagtggCTAATAAACCATTTTAAAAGCTCGACTTTGTCAGTAACCAAAAATGGATATGAAACAATTAGACTATGTACAGCTTTCggtcagaaaaaatatttttgtatttaaccCTGTTTCAAGAATTAACATTTGAGTTTTTAACAACCACATGAAATCCCATGGGTTATATAACCAAAAGGTATGGAGAAAACAGACACTAACATACCATTAGTTGTACAACTTTTCTGGATAtcagtttggaaaaaaatcatttttaaaaatgaaaatattttttgataaaattaatggggcttccctggtggcacagtggttgggagtctgcctgccgatgcaggggacacgggttcgtgccccagtctgggaagatgccacatgccgcagagcggctaggtccatgagccatggccgctgagcctgcgcgtccggagcctgtgctccacaatgggagaggccgcaacagtgagaggccagcgtaccgcaaaaaaaaaaaaaaaaaaaaattaatgaaaaagagtCCAACAGTTAGTTCATTGTAACCTTCTGAATTTCAAAGATAAAGACAGGAATTGACAAACATACAGTCAGTTTATCTACCAAGGAAGATGACCATGCTGGTGTCAGGTCTCTCCAGCACAGGAAAtgtcaggaaaaacaaaagaaatctaaaCAACGGGGAAATCACTATGAAAGGAACAGGAGTGAAAACTATCTTTTGGCAGTAGGACTGTGAGTAACTTTCTTAGGCTGAGTTTTCTGTATTAAGAAAACTTCATCATTCAAAACAAAGTTATGGCTCCCACTGTCCTGCCATAAACAGGTCGAAAATAATGAGTTACAGATGTTAAATAACAGTGCTGCAACTGAGCGGTGAGTCTTAAACTGCCTCACCTGACAGCCTGGAGAGTTCAGTCTGTAGCAGAGAAAGAGGTAATAGAAACAGATGAACTGAGGAGACAGATTCCAGTTTGGGGAGGAAAAGGATGCTAATACACAGGTAGGTATGGAGAGTAGGGATTGGCACAGAGAGATATAGCTCTGCAGGTCTGCAGAGGGACCCCTCAAGTTTCTGGATGAGTACTGATGTGTGCataaggtgggggaaggggatgtTCTCTGAGGCTGGGGAAACAAACGATAAGAAGCAAGAGGCCAAACAATACCCAGAGCTCACAGAGAGCTGAGAAACATTAAGTGCTCCCACTAAGGCAGAATGGAAGGACCTCTTAACACATCCAGGTGAATCCTCAGAAAGGTAATGCCTCAGTGGTGGAGCCAAATGAGCTCTAGACTGAAGGTTTCTCTGGACTAGCAGTCTTAGCCTGCTAAGGGTTCTATAGCAAAATAACTTAGATTAGGtagctttaaacaacagaaatgtattttctcacagttctggaggctggaagcccaagatcaggGTTCCagctaagaaataaaatatcgcTTGCCATATCAGTAAATAAAGGATGTCGAAGTCATCAGCAATTGTAGCTACCCCAGATGGTGAGCCCTGATGGAACTCAGGATAAAAACAAGGAATGCCCACCATCTAGCAGCCATCGGACTGCAGCTACTTCCAACGGTGCagcctgaggaaactcaggatgggAAATCataggatactggccccagatagctgaggtgcatatcaaaggaattatttcagtgaacccagactcttgcatcttcccctaCATaagaaagtgctaaaaaaaaaaaaaaaaaaaaaaaaagtgctaactAAATTCCATAACTTGAGATatctagttttgttttatttagagtAGTCTtttgttccaactacctggtatTGTTataaaaactcctatatatcctggttttcccccccttcctctttggaacagttttgTCAGCgtttatctgagaggctgtctcccaggcttggAGTACTAAGaatgtctgctgaataaaacataactctctaCTTACAGGTTGTGCAATTTTTTTCGGTTGACACAGCATAGTTGGATCCTGGTGAggattctctttctgacttgcagatggctgccttcttgctgtgtgctctCACGGCCTTTCCTTGGTGTATGCACATGGaggagagcaagctctctggtttctcttcttataagggcactaatcccatcacgagggctccaccctcacaaCTTCATCGAACtctacttcccaaaggccccacctccaaatactatcacattgtgggttagggcttcaacatatgaattttaaaggaaCACAATTCAATTGATATTACCCGccctaacaaatcttaaaagcaaaactCAAAATGATCGATTCCAAGTAAATTAACTGAGTGAAGCTCAACAATTCATAATGTCTAGCAGCTAATCAAAGTTACCAGCCATGCAAAGAGGTAGGAGAATGTGACCACATCAAGAAGGAAAAtagggaattcccaggtggtccattggttagggctccgtgtttccactgcagggggcacaggttcaatccctggttggggaactaagatgtcACATGCTgtggtgcagtcaaaaaaaaaaaaaaagaaggaaaataaattcaaaacacaGAAATGATGAAGATGATAAAATTAGCAGTTAAGgtcattaaaagttattataaatcttataaatatgcttatgtatataaagaaagtatgaacataataaagaaataaataaaggacaTAAAAGAGATCCAAGTAGAATATgtagaacttaaaaatataatgtctaaaatgaaaaataatctggaTGGGATTAAATGCAACAGAAGATCACTGAATttgaagacagcaagagaaagTACCTAAAATGAAGCACAcagtggggaggtggaggggaagagactcagagaaaaaaaaaagaacagagcccCAACAATCCACAAGGAAATAACAAGCAGTCTAATATAGGcatcctagaagaagaagaaaggggaaaaaatacttgaagacaaaaattctccaaattttctaggagggtagatcttatgttaagtgttcttatcacaaaaatttaaaaataaataaaaatagggaattccctggtggtccagtggttagggttctGCGtgctcactgccaagggcctgggttcaatccctggttgaggaactaaaatcctacaagccacgtggcatggccaaaataaataaataaacatataagataaatagaataaaataaaaataaagagggcaggtgatgaatatgtttatCGTATTggctgtggtgatggtttcagaGGTATATAATTATCTCCaaattcatcaagttgtatacattaaacatatacagctttttgtatgtcaatcatacttcaataaagatttttaattagaaataaatttccagatctcatgaaaattataaaactcatcTGCAAAAAGCTCAGTAAATTTCAACcagaacaaataaagaaaactctaCCAAGGGACACCAGAATGAAACTGCAGAAaaacaatgataaagaaaatcttgaaagcatcaaagggggaaaaaaaaacgcGTTATatacagaagaacaaagaatgaCTATAGACTTATTGTCAGAAACTATGCAGACCAGACAGCAATGAAACTGTCTCTGaagttctaaaagaaaaagaactatcaccccagaattctatacccagaaaAAGTATCActcaaaaatgaagacaaagactTTTTCAGATGAACAAAAGCTGAGAATATTCATTGCCAACATATTTATGTTATAGGAAACGTTAAAattttccaggcagaaggaacattATACTGAAGGGAAATTTGGGTGCAAAGGattggaacttttaaaaataaataggtaatttattttaatatttttattacttaaatgttgcttattcaaaataaatactttaaagcaaaaataaaaatgcattaaggAGCTTATAACATATACACAATTAAAATGTATCACAAAAATGGCACAAAggatgggaagagagaaatgtaaatctATTGTTCTAAAGTTCTTAATCTACATGAAATAGTATAATATTACATGAGGATCAACTgtgataaattaaaaacatatgttgAGAACCCTAAGgcatccattaaaaatatttttaaagagttataactaataaacaaataacagcaacaaaacagaACCATAAAAAATACTTAATCAGGAATAAGGTAAGGATGTCCCCCTCTCACCTCTGCTTTTCAATACTGTTCTAGGAGTCCTAGATAATTcaataagataagaaaaggaaatagaaagcacagctgacccttgaacaacatggatttgaactgtaCAGATCCACTTACACACAGATTTGTttcagtaaatatattaaaaagttttgGAGGTTTATGACAAGTTGAACAAACTTGTAGGTGAACCGCGTAGCCtagaaatattcaaaaaaattttaaaaggtatgtcatgaatgcataaaatacatgtaaatactggtctatccttacataggcataagatgagtgatatttaatataaaaatgtcttcattttcttacttttttataaCTGTGCTTTTAAAGAGTTATATTACTGTACAGTATGTCTCTCATAACTGGAGAAACTGCTCatcagcctatcatcacaggtaagtgtttttttaaaaaaatgaaacaatgcttccaatactgtattatgaatataATACTGAatgtcataaaaattttataagtcATTCGTTAGTTAGGCTAGGCTACCATGAAGGAATCATATCGATTACTTTAGGCTATCATAAAGCAATCACATTGCTGCTTCTACAACATCAATGCATGAATCACTGTACCTGTAactaatattttctgtttcacattatcttttcatttctgatgtctagttagtaatatgtataatatatacagtgttttgtatcatataaaaCAATATTGATATAAGTACTGACAGATGATTCATCTTGTTGATAAATATAGTAGAgttctgtaaatgtatttttcttatgattttcttaacattttttctctAGCTTCCCGTATTACAAGAATACAGTATATactaacatataatatataaaacatgttaATCAAATGCTTATGTTATCAGTAAGGCTTCTGGTCAACAGCAGGTTATCAGTAGTTGTTTGGGGGGAGTCAAAACATATATGCAGACTTTTGACTGTGCAAGGGGTgggcacccctaacccctgcagtattcaagggtcaactgtataataaTTCAGAAGGAAGAAATACAACTATCTTTGCTTGAAGATGACACATTTGTCTATATagaaatcccaaagaatcaacCAAAAAACTGGAATGAATATGCAATTATAGCAACATTGGCGAATACAAAGTTAATAATACAAAAGccaatcactttcctatataccagcaaggAACAAGTGGAATTCTAAAGGAAAAACACATAGCCATTTACATTAGTGTCCCCAAAATGAAAcacttagatataaatctaacaaaataggTACAATCTATATGAGGAACaatacaaaacactgatgaaagatatcaaagaactactactaaataaatggagagatattccatgttcacagataggaagactcaatactgtcaagatgtcagttcttcccaacttgatctatagattcaatccaatcccaatcaaaatcccagcaagtttttttggggggatgtAGTGGgataactgaggacatggaaaggagacgtgaTCCATGAGCCCCCCCCCAGCAAACTGGGGGCtggcgaataagccagaactgcaaacagtcctgattgctttgagcccccccccccggcaAACCGGGGGCACGCGAATAAGCCAGAGTTGTGAACAGTTCTGAATGCTTCGAGCGCTCCCCCGCCCCCGGCAAACCGGGGGCCTGCAAAAGAAGCACtgagtgctttgggcactgatccatgagatgtcctcagtataatcagagtggtgggaaggcaaggaaatgtccttgtgctacttcagtGTAATCAAAATAATGGTGGGAACTTTGTGCTGTTCTTgcgctcaaggacgaagcacggCAGGTGCTCACGAAAGCCAATTATTGcttgtataattaataaaaacataggttgctgctttggcacttctgaaatgttaagaaaacaagtcttaaagtgTAAATctagataatgctttaataaaagttaCCACAGCAAGACAGACGGCGCTGTTTTAcctgagcgagcggcagccctctactgctgtgcttTGGCACAATTCATATCGTGTGATGAGCTTACTTTCGGCCCTGTCCTAAGAAACTACAACAGGAGGATATCAAGAAAtcaattctaaagtttatatggagagacaaaagacccagaatagctacCTCgatattgaaagagaagaacaaatttggaggactgaCACCATCCGACTTCAAGATTTACTATgaatataaagctacagtaatcaaggcagtgtggtattggcaaaagaacagacaaatagaccaatggaacagaacaaagaatgCTGATATAGATCCACAAAAATATAGCCAACTGATCTCTGACAAAGagaaaaggcaatacaatggagagaagagaatctTCAACAGTAGTGCTGGAAAAACTAGACAAACACGTGCAAAAAcctgaatctagacacagaccttacacccttcacaaaaattaacttaacatggatcacagacctaagtGTAAAACAGACtattaaaactcctagaagacaacataggagaatacatagatgaccttgggtatggtgatgacgttttagatacaacaccaaagatatgatctataaaagaaataagtgacaagcaggacttcattaaaattaaaaacttctgctctgtgaaagacaatgtcaaaagaatgaaaagacaagccaaaaactgccaaaaaaaaaaaaaacctgcaaaagacatatctgataaagagttgtcatacaaaatatacaaagaacccttaaaactcaacagtaaggaaacaaacaacctaattaaaaactgggcaagcTTTTCCGGTCAGCGGCCTGAGGTGACCTCTAAAAATGGTTCGctattcacttgacccagaaaatCCCACAAAATCATGCAAGTCGAGAGGTTCAAATCTTCGTGTTCACTTTAAGAACACTCGTGAAACAGCCCAGGCCATTAAGGGTATGCATATCCGAAAAGCCACTAAGTATCTGAAGGATGTCACTTTAAAGAAGCAGTGTGTGCCATTCCGTCGCTACAATGGTGGAGTTGGTAGGTGTGCCCAGGCCAAACAGTGGGGCTGGACGCAGGGTCGGTGGCCCAAAAAGACTGCTGAATTTTTACTGCACATGCTCAAAAATGCAGAGAGTAATGCTGAACTTAAGGGCTTAGATGTAGATTCTCTGGTCATTGAGCACATCCAGGTGAACAAAGCCCCCAAGATGCGGCGCAGGACTTATAGAGCTCATGGTCGGATCAACCCATACATGAGCTCTCCGTGCCACATTGAGATGATCcttactgaaaaagaacagattgttcctaaaccagaagaggaggttgcccagaagaaaaagatatcccagaagaaattgaagaaacaaaaacttatggcCCGGGAATAAatgctgcaaaaaataaatgcaaatgaaagtaaaaaaaaaaaaaactgggcaaaagatctgaacagacatctcaccaaagaagatatacagatagcaaagTAAAAGATGTTTTACATCATATGTCACTAGAgaattgtaaattaaaacaacagcgAGATACCACTATATACTTagtagaatggccaaaatccaaaacactgacaacaccaaatgctaatgaggatgtggagcaacatgaactctcattcactgctggtgggaatgcaaaatgatacagtcactttggaagagagtttggcagtttcttgaaaaactaaactaaacGCTTATCATATGATAGAGctatcatgctccttggtatttacccaaaggagctgaaaacttatgtctacacaaaaaactgcacacagatgtttatagcagctttactcataatcaaaacctggaagcaaccaagatgtccttcagtaggtaaatggataaactgcacactatggaatattactcagcacgaaaaagaaatgagctatcaagccatgaaaagacacgaaggaaccttaaatgcatatcattaagtgaaagaaggcaattTAAAAGGCAAcatttgtatgattccaactatatgacattctagaaaacacAGAACtatagaaacagtaaaaagatcagtggttgctaggggctagggaggagggagagaagagcagatggagcacagaggatctgaagggcagtgaaactattctgtgtgataccacaatggtggatatatgtcattacacatttgtcaaaacccacagaatttacaataccaagagtgaaccctaatgtaaactgtagactttgggtgattatgatgtgtcaatggaggttcatcaactgtaacaaaggtaccactctgCTGCAGGATGCTCATAGTAGAAGAGGCTGCATGAAtgtgggggcagggagtatatggggACCCTCTCTACTTTCTGTTcaactttgctgtgaacctaaaattggtctaaaaattttatttttaaaaattaatccagggcttccctggtggcacagtggttgagagtccgcctgctgatgcaggggacacggcttcgtgtcccggtccaggaggatcccacatgccacagagcggctgggcccgtgagccatggccactgagcctgcacatccggagcctgtgctccacaacaggagaggccacaacagtaagagacccacataccgcaaaaaaaaaaaaaaaattaatccaaaagaaaaaaataggaaaaaaccccacaaaaattaGACTTAAATCAAATCATACCAGTAATTACACTAAATATAAATGGTATACACACCCCCATTAAATGACAGAGATTGACAGATTAAATAAAGAA
The sequence above is drawn from the Tursiops truncatus isolate mTurTru1 chromosome 1, mTurTru1.mat.Y, whole genome shotgun sequence genome and encodes:
- the LOC109547183 gene encoding large ribosomal subunit protein uL22-like, whose protein sequence is MVRYSLDPENPTKSCKSRGSNLRVHFKNTRETAQAIKGMHIRKATKYLKDVTLKKQCVPFRRYNGGVGRCAQAKQWGWTQGRWPKKTAEFLLHMLKNAESNAELKGLDVDSLVIEHIQVNKAPKMRRRTYRAHGRINPYMSSPCHIEMILTEKEQIVPKPEEEVAQKKKISQKKLKKQKLMARE